A window of Candidatus Thermoplasmatota archaeon genomic DNA:
GCCGCTCACGTTCTTCGACGGCACGATACACATGGCGCCGATCGTCGTCATGCGGGGGCTGCAGGTCGCCGTGGACTACTACAAGCAGCTCAAGGCGGAGATGGACGAGAGGCTCGAGAACGGCATCGCCGCCGTGGATGATGAGCGGTTCCGCATCTACTGGGAGGGCATGCCCGTCTGGGGTCGGCTGCGCAAGCTCTCAGAGCAGTTCGTCGACCTGAGGACTTGTCTCGTCGCGTCCACGTACTGCAACAGCTGGGTATTCGACGACATGACGCCCGATGACCCGATAAGGAGCATGGCCCTCGCGTACACGAAGGTCTTCGTCAACCGCTCCGAGCCCGCCAAGGAGAGGTACATCCTCGACGAGATCAAGAGGTTCAAGGCGGACGGGATAATCTTCCACGACGCGAGGACGTGTCCTGCGAACTCGAACGCGAGCTACGGGATGCCCGCCAGGATGATGGAGGACCACGGGATACCGACGCTCACGCTGGACGGGGACCTGAACGACCTGCGCTGCTGGTCGGACGAGCAGGCGACGACGAATATCGAGGCGTTCATCGAGCAGCTGGAGGAGAGGTGAGTGTTCGCCGGGATCGACGTCGGAGCTTCCGCCACGAAGTGCATGATAATCGACGAGGGCAAGAACGAGCTCTCTTCGGCGGTCAAGCGGACTGGCATGTCGCTTCGCAAGGTCGCGGACGAGGTCTACAAGGAGGCCCTGAGCGGGGCTGGCCTGGAGCTTGACGGGATCAAGGTCGTCGCCACTGGCTTCGGGCGGAAGAACGTGGACTTCGCGGACTCCATCCGGACCGAAATCAGTTGCCACTGCAAGGGTTGCTATCACCACTTCCCCCGCGCGCTGACGATAGTAGACATCGGCGGGCAGGACACGAAGCTCATCAGGACGAACGTGGAGGGCAAGATCATCGACTTCAAGATGAACCGCAAGTGCGCGGCGGGAACCGGCGCCTTCCTGGAAGAGATAGCGCGCAGGATGGACGTCCCCTTGGAGGAGATGAACGGGATCGCCCTGTCCTCCGAGCGGGAGATCGAGATAGGCTCCTATTGCACCGTCTTCACCGCGACAGAGATACTGTCCAAGATCCGGGAGGGCGAGAAGCAGGAGGACATCGTTCGCGGGGTCTTCGGCTCCGTCATCAAGAGGATCCAGGAGATGAACCCGCTCATCGGAGATGTCGTGCTCACTGGCGGGGTGGTTGCGCACAATGAAATTCTCTTCGACCTGCTCGAGGAAGCGCTCGGGCGGGAAGTACTGAAACCGCCAAAACCGCAGTTCACGGGAGCGTTCGGTGCGGCCCTCTACGCGATGATGTGACTACTCGACGGGCTTGCCGAACCTCTCTCTCAGTATCCGATGAAGGACTTTCCCAGTCGGTGTGCGGGGCATCTCCTCTTCGGTGATGAACCTCACCTTCTTGGGTTTCTTGAAGGCGGCCATCCTTCCCCGACAGAACTCGATGAGCTCCCTTTCGGTGCACTCTCTGCCGTTCTTGAGAACGACGACCGCTGTCACGGCCTCCCCCCACTTGATGTGCCGCTCTCCGATTATCGCGACCGCCCTGACCGAAACGTGCTCTCCGATCATGCCCTCCACTTCGGACGGGAACACATGCTCCCCGCCAGTGATTATCATATTGTCCTTCCTGTCCACGAGGGTGTAGTAGCCCTCCTCGTCCTTGCGCGCCATGTCGCCCGCGCTGAAGTAGTCGCCTATGAAGGCGGCCTTCGTCTTCTCGGGCTGATTGTAGTACTCGTCGAACATCATCGGGCCGCGCGAGTAGAGCTCGCCCACGTCGCCGACAGGGACCTCGTTCCCGTCCTCGTCCAGCACCCTGAGGACGTCCGTGCCGGCGCACTCCTGACCGATGGAGCCCAGCTTACGCATCTGGTCCTCCGGTCTCAGGAGAGTAACGAGCCCCGCCTCCGTCGACCCGTAGGCCTCGAACAGCTCCACGTCCTTGAAGAAGTCCATTATCTCCAGCTTCGTCTTCTTCCACACCGGTGCCGAGGAGCAGAGGATGGACCGCATCGAGGAGACGTTGTATTTGCTCTTCACCCCGTCGGGAAGCGAGAGTATCAGGTTGTAGTGCGTCGGGATGAGCGACGTGAAGGTGATGTTCTCCCTCTGTATGATCTGCAGGACCTCCTCAGGGTCGAAGCTCTTCTCCTTGTGTATGTACACGCTCGCGCCGATGTACGTGAAGACGAATGAGTAGAACGTCGAGTTGACGTGGAAAAGGGGCATCACTATCAGCCCGTAGTCGCTGTGCCTGAAGCCGAACTCGACCTCGTTTATCAGGTAGAACGCCGTGTACGACGCGTGGGAGCGCACCACGCCCTTGGGCACGCCCGTCGTGCCGGACGTGTAGAGGATGACCCATGTGTCCTCGTTCTTGATCTCGACAGCAGGCTCTTCCTCGCTGCCCCCGTCTAGCAGCTCCTCGTAGTCCAGGTAGCCCTCCGCTGGCTCGCCGTTCAGGCAGACGAACCTTCCAGGGTCCACGGACAGCTCGTCCCTTATCTCGTTGATCCTGTCCACGAAGTCCGTGTGGACCATGATCGCGGACGCATCCGAGTTGGAGAGGATGTACTTGAAGGCCCTGCTGGTCTGTCGCCAGTTTAGCGGGACGACGATCACGCGCGACTTCGCGGCGGCGAGGTAGACCTCCATGAACTCGATGCAGTTGTAGGAGACGACTCCCAGCTTGTCGCCCTTCTTGAGCCCCATGCCCAGGAGCGCGTTCGCGAGCTTGTTCACTCGCGTGTTCAGCTCAGAGAATGTCACCGACCGCCTCTCGTCCTTGAGGGCCATCTTGTCAGGGAACTTCGCCGCGTTGACTCGCAGTGATTCGCCCATGTCCAGCCAAGCCATGTCCTTCCTCCCCGAGGGTTAATGGGAAAAGCGATAGGGGTTCTTAAAGGGTTCTTTTCCGCGTGAAGATGACCTTGCAGTCCTCGCCCACGAAGCACTCCTTGCAGTCCTCGTCCATGCATTCTAGGTCGACTGGCTCGATCCTGACTTCGAATCCGAGCTCCTTGTACGTCTCCACCGCCTCGCTCAGGCGGGGCTCAGATATGATCGACTGCTTCTCCCAGCCATCCTTGACGAGTTCCTCCTCCTTGGTCATTCTGAAGCACGATAGCCAGTGCCGCTTATATGCATTATGCATGACCAACAGGCTTATCTGGTTCGAAGGGATTTCCTGGAGCGATGTCGAGCATCGAGTATCGACATCCGAGAGTGGAAGACTTACCCGTAATCTTGGATGTCATCAATGCCTCAAACCGAGACAACCCGCTCTGGGAGGTCCACGAGCTGGAGGAGTTCAGGAAGAACACGTTCGAGCACGAGGAGTGGGATGTGGAGGGTCACTGGGTCGCGGAACGGGCGGGCAAGTTGCTCGGCTACGGCGGTGCCAGGGTCTCGAAGTTGCGCCAGCAGGCGGGAGAGAGCGACGGATGGCTCGGCGTGTGGGTTCATCCAGAGGAAAGGGCGAGAGGCGTGGAGAACGAGATCGTGCAGCGGTCCGTGGACTACCTCCGCGCCAAAGGTATCCGGAAGGCCAAGTACTTCGACCTGAAGGGGACCGACTGGAGGGACACGGTCAGACATGACTTCGGCTTCAGCGCGGTCCACCGCGAGTTCTTCATGGTCAAGAAGGGCAGGGAACTGCCGGAGATGGCCTTGCCCGAAGGCCTAGGCTTCAGGGACTTCATGCTATCCAAGGCGAAGGACAAGCAGCTCGGGGACCTTGTGACTCTAGAGAACGATGCCTTCTCCGAGGACAAGAACTACACGCCGAACACGATCGACTCGCTCAGGAAGTGGAAGGAGTCATCGCCCAATATCGTCAGGATCAACTTCGCCGTGATGGAGGACAAGGTCGTCGGCGTCTGCATCTCCGAGATCGAGCTGATGCACAACAAGGTGCACAAGATCGATGCGGGATGGATCAGGCTCTTCGGCGTCGCCAAAGGCCACAGGAACAGGGGCATCGGGAAGGCCCTCCTGCACAACGGGATGCAGTGGCACTGGGACCAGGGGATGGACACGCTCTACGTCGGCGTGGACGAGTGGAACCCTCCCGCGGAGAGGGTGTACCGGTCAGTCGGGTTCAAGGTCGAGGACGAAGGCGCCATCTGGAGCCTAGACCTCTAGGAGCTGCAGGCCGCCGTCGACGTCGACCTTCACGTAGTGCGGCTCTATGTTGTATCCTTCATAGTGCCTCGTCGAGAGAATGCTCAGCAGGCGGTTGTCGAAGAAGTACCAGTACCCCTCCTGGAACATCTGATGGCTCCTTATCGCCAGGGAGATGTCATTGCTGTCCATGAACTCGTCAAAGATCCGGCGGCCGAACAGGTACCCGAAGCCGCGCTTGAAGTTGAACTCGAACCCCTCCTCTGCCTGCAGGTCCTCGCTCGGGTCACCCCACATCATCTGGCGGCTCGCCTCCTCCAGGTCCTCGAGACGCTTGGCCTTCTTGAGAGCCTTCAGCTCGCCCAGGGAGAACGGGCCCTCGTGGTGCGGGTCGAACGGGGTCCCGCCGTGGACGCCGAACACGCGGTTCCACTCCAGCAGGACGCAGTGGGGCATGGCTCCGAACACATCCTGATATCGCTTGAATCCTGACTCTCCGATGCACGGGTGGTCCGTAGCCGCGCGGCGGAAGCCGTAGATGTTGTTCAACTCCTCGCTCTCGTGGTTGCCCCTGAGCATGACCACTCGGTCGGGGAAGTGCACCTTCAGCATGCTGATGAGGTTGACCGTCGCCACCTGGTTCGGTCCCCTGTCAACGTAGTCGCCGAGGAGGATTAGGTAGGGCCTGTCCTCTGGCGGGAGGAACTCCTTGCTCAGGATCGATATGACGGTCCTCAGGTCCCCGTGGGTGTCCCCGATGATGACCGCCGGGCGGGGGTCCTGAAGACGCACGAGCGCGGGTTCCACATCAAGAAGCGTCTTCAGCTTCCTCTGGGTGCGCTCGATCTGCCCCTCCGAGAGCATCTTGATCTTGAAGGGGTCCTCCAGTATCTCCTCGAACGCGATCTCCTCCACGGGACACATCTAGGAAGGAATAGCGTTCGGTGTTCCTTATCTTTTCGGGTGTTTCCAAGAATCCTTTATACGCGGCAGGCATATCAGCCGCTCATGAGACCCTTGGACGAGAAGGACAGAGAGCTCGTTGATCTAGCCCGCGAGGTCGCCAAGAAGTTCACCAGAGTTCGATGGAACGGAGAGAAGCTGTCCGCGGTTGGCTCCGCCCTGCGCACGAAAGACGGTGATATCTTCTCGGGTCCGAACATCGACCATCCCGAATCTGCGCCTTGCTCGATGTGCGCGGAGTACACGGCCCTGGGGAAGGCGTACAGCGAAGGTCACACGGAGGTCGAGACGATCGTGGCGTGCTGGCACAAGAACGGCGATGACGGAGTCATACCACCGTGCGGCAGGTGCAAGGAGTTCATGAGGCTTTTCGGCAATCCATGGGTCATCATCGAGACGGATGAAGGTCCGAGAAAGGCGAGATTGGACGAGATACATCCTTACGCGCCTAAGTAGCGAGTTATGAGTCTAGGCGCTCTCTAGAACAGATCATCCATCTCGTCGTTGTACCTGGGCATGCTCCCCTTCTTCTGGAGGAACTGCTGTATCAGCTCGGTCTCCCTCTTGGTGTACATCATGTCCTCTTCGAACGTGAAGAACTTCGCGTCGTCCTTCGTCTGCAGCTCCCCCGCCAGGGTCGCCCTCATGTTCTGCGATCCCGCGATGTAGACGACCTCCTTGTTCTCATCGAGCAGCTGGATCACGCCGTCCGCTTCCGGGACAGCATCGATGTTCTCCTCCGTGAACGCGAGCCACTTCTCTGGCGGGAACCTCGGCCTCTCGAGCTTGAGCCGCATGTCGCACTGCAGGCACCTGCTCGACTCCAGGCGGGCGTCATCCTCACCATAGCCCAGCTGTATCAGGTCGAAGCTCTTCGTCCGCTCGTTGAGCGGGAGCGACGGCATCTCCGTCATCTTCCTGCCCGCAAAGCCTTCCTCCCTGCCGAAGCTCTGGGAGAACTCGACATCGGGCGCAAGGACCTCCTCGATCTCTCCGTTCCCGCCAAGGTAGCGGTCTATCGAGATGGCCGCGTCCCTGCCTGTCTGGATCGAGTCTATGACCGAGGCGGGCCCTTTGGCGGCTTCCCCGCCCGCGAAGACGCCGGATACATTGGTCGCCATTGAAGCGTCAGTCACGATCACTGGTCCACGCGTCTGCACATCCTCGCCCAGGAATGAGAAGTCGGGCGCCTGACCTATCGCCATGATGACGTAGTCAGCGTCCATCATCGTGCACGTGGATTCGTCGTATTGCGGGCTGAATCGCCCGTTGTCATCGAACACGCGCGTGCAGCACTTCAGCTCGATGCCCGTCACCTTGTCGTCCACGATCGTGATGCGCTTGGGTCCCCAGCAGGTGTTCATGTTCACGCCCTCGTTGCGGGCCTCCTCTATCTCCCACTCGAAGGCGGGCATCTCCTCGTCCGACTCCAAGCACGCGAGGTCCACCTTCTCCGCGCCGTTCCTCAGAGCGGAGAGCGCAACGTCAATCGCCACGTTCCCGCCGCCGATGACCAGAACCGTCCCGCTCAGCGGTTTGGCGGCTCCCGCCCGAACCTCCCGCAGGAAGTCGACGCCCCACAGGACGTCCGGATGGTCCGAGCCCTCGATGTCCAGCCTTCTGCTGAGCTGCGCACCCGTGGCGATGAGGACGGAGTCGTGCTCGTTCCTGAGCTGCTCAAGCGATACGGACTCACCGACCTTCGTGTTCGTCCTCGCCTCGATGCCAAGCTCGAGTATGTCCTCGATGTCCTTGTCCAGCGGCTCGTCGGGCAGCCTGTAGCTCGGGAAGGTGGAGCGCATCATCCCGCCAAGCTCCGAATCGCCCTCGAAGACCGTGACCGAATGCCCGAGCCTCCTCAGGTAGTAGGCGGCCGTCAGTCCGGCGGGTCCCGAGCCCACGACTGCGATGCTCTTCCCCGTGTCCGGGCGGGTCTTGGCCCTGCTCTTCCACGAGCCGTCGTCGTTCTTGGCGGCGTATCTCTTCAGCCCGCAGATGGCTATGGCCTCGGACACCTCTCCTCGCCTGCAGGTCTCCTCGCACGGATGGAAGCACACCATGCCGAGCGTCAGCGGGAAGGGCGCCTTCTCCCGCACGATAGCGGTCGCGTCAGCGTACTTCCCTTCCTTGATGAGTCGGATGTATCGCGGGACGTCGATCCCGACAGGGCAGTCCCTCTTGCACGGGACGAGGTCCGTCTCGCGGGTGGCGAACTCGATGCCCTTGTCCTGCAACGCACCTGTCGGGCAGACCTCTACGCAAGCGCCGCAGAACTTGCAGTCCGAGTCGCCGAGCGTGGGGGCCACCGTGCCGACGATGTAGTCCTCGCCGTCGAAGATGAAGCCGAGCGCGTTGATCTCCCGCACTTCGCCGCACGCCCTGACGCACCTGGTGCAGTTGATGCAGAGCTCGTTGTCGCGCACGATGAGCGGTTCCTGATCCTGAATGGAGAGCTTTCGCGTGACGTATCTAGGCGTGTCGATCGGTATGCCGATGTACTCGGCCACCCTCTGCAGCTCACACCGCCCGAGCTCCGGGCAGCACCGCTCCTCCCAAGGGACGTCCATGGAGCACGGCTCTCGCGGGCAGCCCTCAACCTGCTCGCACGTCAGACAGACATGCGGGTGCGTCGCCAGTATCTTGCTGAGGTTCTTTCGCCTCTCCGCCACGACGCGTTCGGTGTTAGTCAGGACCACCATGCCTTCTTCGGCGGGCGTGTCGCACGCGCGGACGAGCTCCTCCTCTCCCTCGATCTCGACGAGACATAACCTGCAGCCGTCGAACTCCCGCGGGGACGCGCATTCGAACTTGTCCTCGCCGCGATACACGACCTCGGCGGGCTTCCCGCCAGCGCCTGGCGGCAGGCTCGGATGGTAGCACAGCCTGGGGATGTAGACGTCCGTCCTGTCCGCGGCCTGCAGAATAGAGTCTCCGTCCTCTGCGGAGAACTCGGTTTCATCGATGCGAATGGATACCATGCGACTCAATCCCGATTACCAGGAGTGCTCGATCGCGTCTTCCTTGCACGCCTCTATGCACGGCGGCGTGGATTCCTTGCCCACGGGCTTGCACGGCGCGCACGTGTACTTGATCTTCCAGCGCTCCTTCTCCGTGACGGCGGGCATGTCATCGGCCTCGATGTCGAAGTCGTTGGCCACCATCTCCAGCACGCCTGCGGGACACACCTTCACGCACTCCTCGCAGCAGTTGCACTTGTCCGTGTCTATGGTGATGAAGTACTCGCCCGAGCCGTCCTTGTAGCCGTAGTTCGCTTTCATCCTTTTCCCTTCTCCACGAGCGTCTTTCCGAACAGGGCACCGCCGACCGCGCCCGCGATCTGGGTGTCCTTCTCCGTCTTGAGGGCCTCGATCTTGAGCTCCCGCTCTATCCTCTTGACCACGCCCACGTTCTTCGCGATGCCGCCCGTGATGGCGAACTCCTTCTCCATGCCCAGCCGCTCGATCAGCGTGAACACTCGGTGCGCCATTGCGGCGCAGTAGGCGGCTATGACCTTGTTCTTCGGCCAGCCCTCTCTGAGGAGCTGGGACGCTTCCGCTTTCGCGAAGACGACGCAAGTGCTGCTGACCTCGGGCGGCTCCTCGTCGATATCGAAAGACAGCTCGCCGATGTCCTGTATGTGCACGCCCAGCAGGTCCGCGAAGACCTCCATTCCTCTCCCTGTGCCCGCAGCGCACTTGTCGTTCATCAGGAAGGCGGTCACCTTCCCGCGCTCGTCGCATCGGATGGCCTTGCAGTCCTGCCCGCCCATGTCCAGGACGGTTCGCACGGACGGTCCGTACATCCAGTTGGCGCCGCGAGCGTGACACGCGATCTCGGTTATCGCCTTGTTCGCGAAGGGCACGTTCACTCGCCCGTAGCCCGTGCCGACGACGTATCGGATCTTGTCGAGGCTCATCCCCGTGTCCTTGAGCGCCCAGTCCATCGCGTTCCTGGCACTTTCCGGGCTGTCCGACCCCGTCCTCATGTTGCTGTAGGCGAACAGCTCACCGTCGCCCATGACAACCGCCTGCGAGCTCACCGAGCCGATGTCCACGCCTGCGGTTATTATCTCGAAATCCTCCCAGTTCAGCTCCGGTGACTTCCAGTTGTACTCCTTCCATCGCCAATACTCCGACTCCTTCTTCTCCATCAGGAACCACCTCCTGCGCGTGCGGACGCGACCCTCGCCGCGCCGAGAGCAGCAACGTACTCAGGATCCTCTGGAATAGTCACGTCCATGTTGAGCTCCCTCTTCAGCGATTCCACGAAGCCCACGTTGTTCGCCATGCCGCCCACGAGCACGATGTCCTGCTCTATCGACAGCCTTCTCGCCATCGATGATATGCGGCTCGCGATCGCGTCGTGGATCGCGCGGGCTATGTTCTCCTTCGACGTCTTCTGGTGGACCAGCGTGACCACTTCCGACTCCGCGAAGACGGCGCACTGCGCGTTCATCGGGACCGCCTCCGTTGCATTCAGCGAGAGCGGGCCGATCTCCTCGACCTCTATCTCAAGGGCCCGAGCCATTGCCTCCGTGAAGGAGCCCGCGCCGGCTGCGCATCGCTCGTTTATCACGAAGTCCAGGACCTTGCCCTCCGCGTCGGTGTGCATGGCCCTTCCCTCTTCCGCGCCCACGTCGATCACTGTCCTCGCGGACGGTACCAGCATCGTGGCGCCCTTCGAGGCGGCGGTCACCTCCGTCAGCTCGTCCGTCTTGAAGTGGACCGCGGTCCTTCCTGACCCCGTGGCCGTGATGTACCCGATGTCCTCTTCCTTCACGCCAGCCGTGCCCAACGCCTCCTGGAATGCATCGTCGATGGACTTCTTCTGCTCGAAGCCGACGAGCTTGCTGGACTTCGCTATCACGTTGCCGTCGTCCATCAGGATGACCTTCACGAACTTCGCCCCGACATCAACACCTGCTACCTTCATCTCATACCTCCTTCATGATCCCGAGGGTCTCCATGAACGCGTCTATCCGCCCCATGGTCCTCGCCTCGTCGAACTCCCGCTCGTCCCCCATGTTGCCCTCGAATATCATCACCGGGTATCCGGCCTCCTGGAGGGCGAGCCTGTTCTCCGCGATGCCGAGACTGAGGCCCTCGCACCCGCGGTTGTAGTGCAGCAGGACGCCGTCCAGCTTCCACTCGCGGGCGATGCGTATCATCATGTCGCTCTTGTACTTGGGCGAGTAGAAGTGCTGCCACTCAGGCTTGGCGAGGTTCCACTTCACCAGTTCCGTGAGGGCCTCGTCCCTGTTGGTTATGGAAGTGCCCAACTCCATGGGCGTGGTCTTCGGTCCCCACGAGCCGTCCTCCTTCACCTCGAAGAGGCCGATGAGCCCGAACGTGTAGAGCGAGCCGATCGAGACGCACCCGTACTGCTCTAGGTACCTGAACACCCTGAGGAACGCCCACGGCGGCTGCGTGTCGGTCATGACCCTAGTCGTCTCGGTCGGAACCGCAGCGATCCCGCGCTCCACGCGGTCCTTGGTCTCGTCCCTGAGCTTCTCGTAGAAGTCCGCGACGACCTTGCTGTGCTTCATCAGCGTGCCGAGCACATAGAGCGAGTACATCGACTTCTCGTCCAGCGGTGCCGGGATTGCCTTGTTCAGCGCGCAGGTCTCCGCCCACGCCGAGGTCGAGCGGAACTCGTTCTTGACGGCCTCGATGAGCTTGTTGTCGTCGTACGTGCGCCCGGTGACCTGCTCCATCCACTCTATGCCGTCGTGCAGCTGCCCGACGATGTATTCGATGCGGTTCTCGTCCGCTTCCTCGTGCGGGCCCACCGCTACATCGATGCAGTAGTAGGGCACGCCGCCCTCGAGCTCTGCCGCGACCTGGTACCACTTCGCGTGGCTGCAGCAGATGTGGTCCGTCCAGATGAAGTCCGGCTTGGGGAACTCCCCGCCGAAGTTGTACTTGTTCAGCAGGATCGAGCCCCAGTAGTTGCGCATGTACGAGCAGAGGTCGCGGGCGAAGCCGTACTTCTCCGTCGCTTCAAGGCACTCGTCCGAGAACTCCTTGTTGAACGCGATCGAGGCGGCGTACGGCTCTCCCGTGAGCGAGTGGACGTCGTCCCCCAGCCCGGCGGGAACCGCGTCGAACGCCCACGCGCCGCCTGCCCAGCGAAGGCCGCCCTTCTCGTGCGCCTCCGCGAAGTCCTTGTAGTAGCCCAGGCGGATGTCCTTGGCCTCGCCCCATGTCTTCAGCTTCTCAGTTGGATACTTGTCAGCCATCATATCACCTCAGAATAGGTCCTCCTCCATCAGCATCTCGAGGAACGCCTCCACGCGGGTCTTGAACTGTCCTATCGGAACTGTCACGTCCAGCTCGAGGAAGAGCGTCGGGATGTCGTTGCTCTCCAGCTCGTTCTTAATCGCGGGGATGTCCAGCTCGTGCGGGTCGCAGAACTTCTGCTGCACGAGGATGGCGCCCGCCGCGTTGTAGTCCTTCGCGAGCTTCATGATGTGCGGGAGCCTCGACCGCTCGCCCCAGTCCTTGCTCGGGCAGCGCGGCCTGTCGATGTACCGCTGGGCTATCGCCTCGAGCGGGCTGCCGTTGGGTTCGACCGTGTTCCAGAAGTACCTGCTCCCGGTGCAGTGGTCGTCCACGACAAGGGTGGCGCCGCAGCCCTCGACCATGTTGATGAACTCCGTGTCGTCGTCCTCGCTGCCTATGATCATCAGCCGCTGTCCGACGTTCCTGTCCGCATTGCGCCCGTCCAGCTCCTTCAGCGTGCCCTCGAGGGTGCTGCTGTGGTCGTCCTTGTGCATCATCTGCCCGGAGACGACCATGTACATCGCCTCGAGGCCCGTCAGCGGGGGTTTCTCGCCCTTGCGCGTCTCGTAGACCTGCATCATCAGCTCGCGGTTGCGGTTCATGATCTCTATCCCGCGGTTGAGGTCATCGTCCGTGATGGTCTTGCCCGTCCACTCCTCCACGGATTTCTTGAACTTCTCCATCTCTCCGACGAGGTAGGGCAGCGCGCGCGGGCTCTGCACGTTGTTGGGCATGGGCAGGTAGTAGCTGTACGGGACGGGGATGTGCATCTCCCAGCTCGTGTAGGCCTGCCTGATGTGCAGGCACGACTGGGATATCATGATGCCGTCCAGGTAGTCGTATCTGCCCTTGAGCCCCTGCGCCAGGCAGTCCCTGCAGAAGGGGCAGAACATGCCGAAGATGTAGGGCTCCGTCACGTCCTGAGGCTCGTGGCTTCCCAGGATGCGCACGGGCAGAACGTCCGCGGCGTAGAGGATCTCCTCCGGCACGTACGTGCAGAAGTAGCCCAGGACCTTGCCTCCCGTCTTCTCCTTCCATTCCTTCGCGTACTCGTGTCTTGCGTCGAACCATTCCTTGAACATCTCTATCATTCACAACCTCCTTTCCAGATTGATGAACTCGCTTCTCTCGAAGCCCAGTGACTTGAAGAACGCGAGCATGTCGCTGCTGTCCCACGGGACCGCGGTGAAGACCTGCTTTATGCCCTTGCGCTTGAAGTGGCTCAGGAGCTTCTTGCCGAGCTTCTTGCCGATGCCCTGGCCCATGAACTCGGGGTCGACTCCGACGATGACGATCCAGCCGCTCTTCTCGACGCCGAACTTGAGCGTTTTGACCTCTCCGATGATGAAGCCCGCCAATATGCCAGCGTACTCGGCGGCCAGGCACTCCTGCGGGTAGTCCTTGATGTGGGTCTCGAGCTCCTTCTTCCAGCCCGCCTTCGGGCTTCGGCCCGTTATCTTTCGCTGGATCTTGAGCGCGGACTGAACGTCCTGGCGCTTGAGCGATCTGATCTTGATTGGGTCCGTCGGCATTAGTCCACCCTGACGATCTTGACCTTCTTGCCGACCCAGTCTGGCGGGAGGTAGATCCTGCCGCTGTTCCCCGCCTGCTTGACCTCCTTCTCGAGCATCTCCTGACCGTAGACCTCGAACTTGACTTCCTTGGGTTTCTTGGGGTCTGCCATCTGGTCCTCCGCCTCCTCACGGTTGTACAACAAGTGCAGTGTGGTTATATTGTAACTACATTATAACGGTTTCTACGGGTCACGAGCAGGATCTCCGAGAGGCGGGATGATAGGAGCGGGATTTTCAGAATAGAAGTTGGACAGAGGATTCTCGGAGGAATCTCGAAGGATGAGCGGAGGTATCTTATAGGAAGCATATGCGGAGCATATAGGAATCCTATGAACTGCCTATGAAAAGCTTATAGAACGCCTATACGGAGCCTATATGGATCATGGAGCAGGTTCGAATCAAGTGTCTGGTAGTAGTATGGAAGTTTTATAAGAGAAGTATGCTATTCACGGACGAATCTCGGAGGAGTCCCGCAGGAAACCTGGAGACAGGACGGACCGAGATCAGGGGGAGAACAATGAAATCAAAAGGTAATCTGGTTGTGAAATATGCT
This region includes:
- the bzdN gene encoding benzoyl-CoA reductase, bzd-type, subunit N, whose amino-acid sequence is MIEMFKEWFDARHEYAKEWKEKTGGKVLGYFCTYVPEEILYAADVLPVRILGSHEPQDVTEPYIFGMFCPFCRDCLAQGLKGRYDYLDGIMISQSCLHIRQAYTSWEMHIPVPYSYYLPMPNNVQSPRALPYLVGEMEKFKKSVEEWTGKTITDDDLNRGIEIMNRNRELMMQVYETRKGEKPPLTGLEAMYMVVSGQMMHKDDHSSTLEGTLKELDGRNADRNVGQRLMIIGSEDDDTEFINMVEGCGATLVVDDHCTGSRYFWNTVEPNGSPLEAIAQRYIDRPRCPSKDWGERSRLPHIMKLAKDYNAAGAILVQQKFCDPHELDIPAIKNELESNDIPTLFLELDVTVPIGQFKTRVEAFLEMLMEEDLF
- a CDS encoding GNAT family N-acetyltransferase translates to MPTDPIKIRSLKRQDVQSALKIQRKITGRSPKAGWKKELETHIKDYPQECLAAEYAGILAGFIIGEVKTLKFGVEKSGWIVIVGVDPEFMGQGIGKKLGKKLLSHFKRKGIKQVFTAVPWDSSDMLAFFKSLGFERSEFINLERRL
- a CDS encoding DUF2080 family transposase-associated protein, with translation MADPKKPKEVKFEVYGQEMLEKEVKQAGNSGRIYLPPDWVGKKVKIVRVD